From Besnoitia besnoiti strain Bb-Ger1 chromosome X, whole genome shotgun sequence, one genomic window encodes:
- a CDS encoding hypothetical protein (encoded by transcript BESB_017620), with amino-acid sequence MASSECGAPEEDAGASTFVPEAGDSVSNLTSVPSSSLLDTCRCVTNADGHHFLLCQEEENIDILRQSSSSFYPTHPEGVFVLHSPLLPSHLHGGAARASLSEAERNAGPRRVVAVSIPLAASKSEQEARELLKSRLPGWEAALRAFLSTAKETASASAASAAAEKHPQPEPSSVSASPSMEDRTGGVADLAPAGSTDASSSSPVAPGSASSSSSSAGALPGSSAPAHANEGWTGAAAATDSQHHGATAVQTEGRGSSLGDAATLLHAGAGLMVAKAEPRGEDESSAAECPSGVPNGPTKPESGAAASLGESAGSSSFLRAAAEAPSASSSSSSSSSWAAAGKPEKGGGASSDDAQASLGASSRSTAASAPANGAPQAKTPSQAAPVSAAAASHADRSAAATARGGPGSLPATSDKRGGVGASSVSSSPAAPPQRRPTLFNLLDALAHDSVTTPDQRNCIRSVVTDFLNHSLPHAKVYTFIGAIVGHDVLHAMVRKLEEQPSRLGAPDQGGLTRIEKAFGLTKTSGTGSAGGVAGAAAGRGGSSKADDEEKGHAKSAGATGQNDPGHYPHGARSGGRGHGGAAASAGVDQTAGANSLAQGAERDASALSALPRHAAGAVLQSQGAADGKDGRGLAFGGQHSREEVVKAMRRNLESRRQIQGSVDVFDRVKWLPVRRALTPVPAFGHSLVTFSNTAVLFGGSNTEGAISFRHVFVINTNDFSVRGFPMGGEPPCERDGHTTTGLTTASGPAVILFGGCSQDAFLNDVYMLEVDPKRWVRRHPVGKAPQPRDQHVAAVFPARTETGVCRENSQEVLSEFLFIFGGRIGSPEAYQATNDLWTFHLATDTWSQVLIEGSARLRPPPRFGCCGVWSNDVFLTLFGGETTSPLSASSAALAAEPAEREDEEESEDHEHLQQPRQLLDDLWHFKIIDVVGAGSGGTADRSGAHHARGAHVVGEWIQEKYEGTVAPRSHYAAIFITQRYQEPRAEPRTVERLMLVTSGLTYESDSHRANGANAVPRTKALAPEAGAKPRKVVETDQISVYFFSRKTWFTLKPRYPAEYVYDLYGARQRHVACFFEAQPLTQRSPRPPVPCLLIHGGFRGKQVLNDAWVLSLTGEDPYRGALFAPCNSTPHRVGGMNASGYFASHSLFFPGAGSAGGARSSSSLLQQQLNMGRTMLSLRMYPSYYIRETHSPGILWALCSQQRWVFGAISQLVENSLSPVVASRNVYVSWEETPEKEPMLSIQDDGQGVDYPAMNKLLRLYGAFEPGDRMRKSYEYGIGFKMAFGRLSSSCAVMSRTQGTIGVGMLSMELMGHCDAREIVAPMCMWRLPNKELINRDPNNAADHRHHQRLLMSYTPFTTPNLLAEQINLLGTVPGTRLVFWDLRDDLDFLLFDAEEGTLFLNSAPTASSCGDKKREKRPSNPFAAGAAAAPPAKDATEGDGVSRGEDGAQGKAAETQGSLAEAAKNGKKGRMDDLTRPRSEREEDVHASAVGGPELLDLDEEGKPLPSAEEEREPQVAKKEAAAGGAAEQSEKAVPTTSSAEGKDADAAAEEKPGRVGEKRSTCLKGGLPPVFPLWTCARHALDYCLPTYLFWFHLHAPALIHVQGLPLLPTPASLAKKKSLAAARPDEEAEKKNAGADGAEEARPAQDAREAANAAQGDAPRGGQDEAKAPADAEKEREEDRKKRELAKSEKQGAEEEQEESEELAETTGPGRSLYFFLKERLYCQAELQYLFTPADHATGCFALFGFLNDPTESPSLEKRDKPRVCEAGVLLYFRQRLVRRLDAAFPDYPRALDAAREPVDDSLFGGKDGRSSAEMFKYCLTAVVHVPEWMLPSMTKQDFLHEHNTPFMKFKSRLLKLIDEYLRRCRNPEALQAWLDDRARRLRDYHEELRRSRPKRRLGEDFTDEERPRRSPTPPAAHSSSGAPIWTGERGSGAGATGASPPPAKQRAVARSAAQAGGAWSEERGAEGDAGRKEERTAAAPEDVQMEEAAAPAGEPDEAGQAREGKGGETAPTEAASAAGASPAMDSGAVAAETGAAPAAIGAGAGDSVGAGTAAGAPEPSAVGSGVSEDATAGPSGDASQTKEDSVSSPLASEEEQGKGDGGAMESVEKDDGKVVA; translated from the exons ATGGCCTCCAgcgagtgcggcgcgcccgaggaGGATGCTGGCGCATCGACTTTCGTTCCTGAAGCAGGCGACTCCGTTTCGAATCTCACATCtgtgccttcttcctccctcttgGACACGTGCCGCTGCGTCACCAATGCTGATGGCCACCACTTCCTGCTTTgccaggaagaagaaaacatcGATATTCTGCGTCAGTCCTCATCTTCGTTCTACCCCACGCATCCAGaaggcgtcttcgtcctccacTCTCCACTGTTGCCGTCGCACCTTCACGGTGGAGCTgcacgcgcgtcgctgtctgaAGCTGAGCGGAacgcaggcccgcggcgcgtcgtaGCCGTTTCGAttcctctcgctgcgagCAAGTCCGagcaagaggcgcgcgaactTCTCAAGAGTCGGTTGCCTGGCTGGGAGGCAGCTCTGCGTGCGTTTCTCTCCACCGCGAAGGagaccgcgagcgcgagtgccgcgtctgcggcggcagaaaAGCATCCGCAACCAGAGCCTTCGtcggtctccgcgtcgccttcaaTGGAGGACCGAACGGGCGGTGTGGCTGACCTGGCCCCCGCCGGAAGCACGgacgcgtcgtcttcttcccctgtTGCCcccggcagcgcctcctcctcctcgtcctctgccggcgcgctgcctggctcttctgcgcctgctcaCGCCAACGAGGGGTggacaggcgcggcagcagcaacCGACAGCCAGCACCACGGCGCCACAGCCGTGCAGACAGAGGGCCGCGGCTCCTCGCTgggggacgcggcgacgctgctgcatgcgggcgCCGGCTTGATGgtcgcgaaggcggagcCCCGTGGAGAAGACGAGTCCTCTGCCGCGGAGTGTCCCTCGGGGGTGCCCAACGGACCGACGAAGCCCGAGAGCGGagcggccgcgtctctcggGGAGAGTGCAGGCTCGTCGTCGTTCCTgcgagccgctgcggaggcgccgagcgcctcctcttcttcctcttcctcctcctcgtgggcggcggcgggtaAGCCcgagaagggggggggcgcgtcgtcggacgacgcgcaggcgtcgctgggcgcctcttcgcgctcgaccgccgcttccgccccggcgaacggcgcgcctcaggcgAAGACTCCGTCGCAGGCTGCACCTGtgtccgcagcggcggcgagtcaCGCAGAtcgaagcgccgctgcgacggcgcgaggcggcccaGGTTCTCTTCCCGCGACGAGCGAcaagcgcggaggcgtgggAGCGTCCTCggtgtcttcttcgcctgcggcgccgccccagcGCCGGCCGACGCTGTTTAAtctcctcgacgcgctggcgcacGACAGCGTGACGACCCCCGACCAGAGGAACTGCATCCGCAGCGTCGTGACGGATTTCTTGAACCACAGCCTGCCGCACGCCAAAGTCTACACGTTCATCGGCGCAATCGTCGGACACGACGTGCTGCATGCGATGGTGCGCAAGCTGGAGGAACagccctcgcgcctcggcgcgcctgaCCAGGGTGGCCTCACGCGCATTGAGAAGGCCTTCGGCCTCACCAAAACCAGCGGCacgggctccgccggcggggtcgctggcgcagcagcaggccgcggcggcagcagcaaggcggacgacgaagaaaaggGTCACGCAAaaagcgcgggcgcgacggggCAGAACGACCCAGGGCACTATCCGCACGGCGCCCGCagtggaggccgcggccaTGGCGGCGCTG ccgcctctgcgggggTCGACCAGACTGCGGGTGCGAACAgcctcgcgcagggcgcggaacgtgacgcctcggcgctgtCTGCCTTGCCTCGCCACGCAGCGGGCGCAGTTCTTCAGAGCCAGGGGGCAGCTGACGGGAAGGACGGTCGCGGGCTCGCTTTTGGAGGGCAGCACAGCCGAGAGGAAGTCGTGAAGGCGATGCGCAGGAACCTCGAGTCGCGCAGACAAATCCAGGGCTCCGTCGACG TATTCGACCGAGTGAAGTGGCTGCCGGTGCGTCGCGCGTTGACGCCGGTTCCGGCCTTTGGGCACTCCCTCGTCACCTTCAGCAACACGGCAGTTCTGTTTGGTGGGAGCAACACGGAGGGCGCGATCAGCTTTCGCCATGTCTTCGTCATCAACACCAACGACTTCTCCGTCCGCGGCTTCCCGATGGGGGGCGAGCCGCCCTGCGAACGCGACGGCCACACAACCACGGGTCTCACGACTGCTTCGGGCCCCGCTGTCATTCTCTTCGGAGGCTGCAGCCAAGACGCTTTCCTCAACGACGTCTACATGCTCGAAGTGGATCCCAAGCG GTGGGTCCGGCGCCACCCAGTGGGtaaggcgccgcagccgcgcgaccaGCACGTGGCCGCGGTCTTTCCCGCGCGCACGGAGACTGGCGTCTGCCGAGAGAACAGCCAAGAAGTCCTCTCCGAGTTCCTCTTCATTTTCGGAGGCCGCATAGG GTCGCCCGAGGCCTACCAGGCGACGAACGACCTTTGGACCTTCCACCTGGCGACCGACACGTGGTCACAGGTGTTGATTGAGGGCAGCGCCcgactgcggccgccgccgcgcttcggctgctgcggcgtctggTCCAACGACGTCTTCTTGACGCTCTTTGGAGGGGAGACGACCTCcccgctctctgcctcctccgctgcgctggcggcggagccggccgagcgcgaagacgaagaggaaagcgaggacCACGAgcacctgcagcagccgcgccagctCCTCGACGACCTGTGGCACTTCAAAATCATCGACGTCGTGGGGGCAGGGAGCGGAGGGACTGCAGACCGGAGCGGCGCCcaccacgcgcgcggcgcccacgtCGTCGGCGAGTGGATTCAAGAAAAATACGAGGGCACTGTCGCACCCAGGTCGCACTACGCCGCGATCTTCATCACACAGCGATACCAGGAACCG cgcgcggagccgcgcacCGTGGAGCGTTTGATGCTTGTCACGAGCGGCCTGACGTACGAGTCGGACTCGCATCGGGCGAACGGCGCGAACGCAGTgccgcggacgaaggcgctcgcgccggaggcgggggCGAAGCCGAGGAAAGTCGTGGAGACCGACCAGATCTCCGTTTACTTCTTCAGCCGGAAGACCTGGTTCACGCTGAAGCCGCGCTACCCCGCGGAGTACGTCTACGACTTGTacggcgcgcgacagagacacgTCGCCTGCTTCTTCGAAGCCCAACCGCTCACGCAACGTTCCCCAAGGCCCCCCGTCCCCTGTCTCCTGATACACGGAGGATTCCGAGGCAAACAA GTTCTGAACGACGCGTGGGTGCTGTCGCTGACAGGCGAAGACCCGTACCGCGGCGCCTTGTTTGCGCCTTGCAACTCGACGCCGCACCGCGTGGGCGGGATGAACGCGTCTGGCTACTTTGCGTCGCATTCGCTGTTCTTCCCCGGCGCGGGGagtgcgggcggcgcgcggtcgtcgtcctcgctgctgcagcagcagctgaacATGGGGCGGACCATGCTGTCGCTGCGCATGTACCCCTCGTACTACATTCGCGAGACGCACAGCCCGGGGATCCTCTGGGCACTCTGCAGCCAGCAGCGCTGGGTGTTTGGCGCCATCTCGCAGCTCGTGGAGaactcgctgtcgccggtCGTGGCAAGCCGAAACGTGTACGTAAGCTGGGAGGAAACCCCCGAGAAAGAGCCGATGCTTTCCATCCAAGACGACGGCCAGGGCGTGGACTACCCCGCGATGAACAAACTCCTCAGGCTGTACGGCGCCTTCGAGCCCGGCGACCGCATGAGAA AGAGCTATGAATACGGTATCGGCTTCAAGATGGCCTTCGGGCGGCTGtcgtcgagctgcgcggTCATGTCGCGCACGCAGGGCACGATCGGCGTCGGCATGCTGTCCATGGAGCTGATGGGACactgcgacgcgcgcgagatcGTAGCGCCG atgTGCATGTGGCGTCTTCCAAACAAGGAGCTGATCAACCGCGACCCGAACAACGCGGCCGATCACAGACACCACCAGCGTCTCCTAATGAG CTACACCCCGTTCACGACTCCGAATCTGCTGGCAGAGCAAATCAACTTGCTGGGGACAGTTCCCGGTACGCGTTTGGTTTTCTGGGATCTGCGCGACGACCTCGATTTTTTGCTAttcgacgcggaagaaggcacTCTCTTCTTGAACAGCGCACCCACCGCGTCTTCGTGCGGCGacaagaagcgcgagaagcgcccgAGCAACCCGTTTGCGGCtggggctgcggccgcgccgcccgcgaaggacgccactgagggcgacggcgtgtCGCGGGGCGAGGATGGCGCACAGGgcaaggccgcggagacgcaggggtcgctggcggaggcggcgaagaacgGCAAGAAGGGACGCATGGATGACttgacgcggccgcggagcgagcgcgaggaggatgTACACGCAAGCGCCGTCGGAGGTCCCGAGCTTCTGGATCTGGATGAGGAAGGCAAGCCGCTGCcgtccgcggaggaggagcgggAGCCGCAGgtcgcgaagaaggaggccgcggcgggcggcgccgccgagcagTCGGAGAAGGCCGTCCCAACGACGAGCTCTGCGGAGGGaaaagacgcggacgcggccgcagaggagaagcccGGGCGAGTgggcgagaagcgcagcaCGTGCCTGAAGGGCGGGCTGCCGCCCGTGTTCCCGCTGTGGACATGCGCGCGCCATGCGCTCGACTACTGTCTGCCCACCTACCTCTTCTGGTTCcacctgcatgcgcctgcgctcATCCACGTTCAGGGCCTCCCCCTCCTGCCGACCCCCGCGAGCCTtgcaaagaagaagagcctcgcggcggcgcgaccggacgaggaggcggagaagaagaacgcaggggcggacggcgcggaggaggcaaggcctgcgcaggacgcgcgtgAAGCGGCaaacgccgcgcagggcgacgcgccgcgcggaggacagGACGAAGCCAAGGCGCCggccgacgccgagaaggagcgcgaggaagacagaaagaaaagagagctCGCAAAAAGCGAGAAGcagggcgccgaggaggagcaagaagaaagcgaagaacTCGCAGAAACCACGGGGCCAGGCCGGTCGCTCTACTTCTTCCTCAAAGAAAGACTGTATTGCCAG GCGGAGCTGCAGTATCTCTTTACGCCGGCGGATCACGCGACAGGCTGCTTTGCGCTCTTCGGCTTCCTGAACGACCCGACCGAGTCGCCGTCGTTGGAGAAGAGGGACAAAccgcgcgtctgcgaagCTGGCGTGCTGCTCTACTTCCGCCAGAGGCttgtgcggcgcctcgacgcgGCCTTTCCTGACTacccgcgcgcgctcgacgctgcgcgagagcCAG TGGATGACTCTTTGTTCGGAGGCAAAGACGGCCGGAGCTCCGCGGAGATGTTCAAGTACTGCCTGACGGCGGTGGTGCACGTTCCTGAGTGGATGCTCCCGTCGATGACGAAGCAGGACTTCCTTCACGAGCACAACACGCCCTTCATGAAATTCAAATCACGAC TGTTGAAGCTGATCGACGAATACCTCCGACGCTGCCGCAACCCTGAGGCTCTCCAGGCGTGGCTGGATGACAG agctcgccgccttcgggACTATCACGAGGAGCTCAGGCGTTCGCGGCCCAAAcggcgcctcggcgaagACTTCACAGACGAGGAacgcccgcgacgcagcccGACGCCTCCCGCAGCGCACTCGAGCTCAGG CGCCCCGATTTGGaccggcgagcgaggcagcggcgcgggcgcgacgggcgcatccccgccgccggcgaagcagcgcgcggtgGCGCGGTCTGCAGCCCAAGCCGGAGGCGCGTGGAGTGAAGAGCGcggagcggagggcgacgcagggagaaAGGAGGAGcggaccgccgcggcgcccgaggacGTGCAGAtggaggaagccgcggcgcccgctggcgaGCCCGACGAGGCTGGGCAGGCCCGCGAAGGCAAAGGCGGAGAGACG GCTCCGACGgaggccgcctctgcggcgggggcgTCTCCTGCGATGGACTCTGGCGCCGtggccgcggagactggggccgcgccggcggccatCGGAGCCGGGGCTGGGGATAGTGTGGGCGCGGGGACAGCTGCTGGGGCTCCAGAGCCCAGCGCGGTCGGAAGTGGTGTCTCCGAGGATGCCACCGCAGGGCCTTCGGGCGACGCCAGCCAGACGAAGGAAGACAgtgtctcgtctcctctcgccagcgaagaagaacaaGGTAAAGGAGACGGGGGCGCGATGGAGTCCGTTGAGAAGGATGACGGCAAAGTTGTTGCCTAG